The region GCTGGCGGGCACGCGCTGCTCTAGAATGTCGGACTGCGTGGGTGCGAAAAGTCCTTCCTCCGTGGCGCGCCAGAGGCGCCCGGCGTCGACGGTGACGATCACATCGGGCGGATTGCTGGCGCCATCGGCCTTGACCCGCTCGATCAGCAGGTCGCCGTCGGCTTCCACCACTTCGACATCGATGCCGGTTTCTTCGGTGAAGGCTTCGTAGAGCGCGTAGTCGGCATCGTAGTGACGCGCGCTGTACAGGACGAGGGTTTCACCATCGGCAGCGCCGCCATCGCTGCAAGCTGCCGTGCCGAGCACGACCGCTGCTGCGGCGCAGAAGGAGATGATTGAACGCATTCGGGGGTGTCTCCGGATCAGACTTCGATCGGTCATGGACGCGAACGTTTCCGCGCCTGCCGTGCGGAAGCATTGATGGCAATGCCTGCGTCAGACATGGTGCCAGAACCGCGCTCGCATGCACAGTTTTTGATTATGGTTTGCATTAGCGGTTGGATAGCAATCCTTGCATCAAATGCAAACACATCCTGTGCTCACGAGGGCGGAAAGGAGGCATTTCCGGGCCGAAACGCACTCGCGCAGCTTGCGCTCATTCGTCGGCGCCTGCGGCGCGTTCCGCATCGGCCATCCCCATCTGGAAAAGCCGCTGCATATAGTCCGGATCGAAAAGATCCGCGTCTTCTGCTTCCGCTTCCGGGCCGGCCGCGTAGACTTCCAGCGCCAGCTCGTTCGTCTCGGCGAATTGCCGCAACTGGCGGAGCGAGCGACGGTCCGCTTCCTTGATCGAGGCGGTGAGCGCGCGCTCCATGATGGTGAAAGTGCGCGGTTCGACCGTGCGGTAGGTGGGGCTGATCGCACCGTTGTAGAGAATGACGAGCCTGCCCTTGGCGAAGCCGTCCGAACGATCGGGCGAGAATACGATTGCCGGGGGCAGCGCAAACAGGCTCGAAGTGGTCCCGCCGTCGACGTGCATCTCCCGGAACGCACGTCCGTCGGCGACGACGTCGATGAGAACGGGCGGGAAGAATCCCGGGATGCTCGCCGAGGCAAGCAAAATGCGCCGGAAGAGCGCGAGCCTGTCGGGTGCGCCGCTCGCGGCGATTGCGCCCATGTCCCAGACGACTCCGCGCTCGGCATCGAGATTGGTGGTCTGGACCAGCAGGCGTCGACCCTTCGCGTGCTCCGCGGCGATCGCGTCGAGCAGCGGCAGGTCGGCATAGCGTGCGATCAGCTCTTCGAGGGGGGCGGTGTCGGCCAGCGAAGGCCCGCCCACGAGACCTTCTATCGGTGTGATCCGATAGATGTCCGAAGCGTCGATGCCGGTATAAAGATCTCGCAGGACATGATCATAGTCGGGGCCGAGGAAGGCGAAGGGCGCGATCAGCGCGCCGGTGCTCACGCCTGAGACGACGTCGAAGCCGGGACGCTCCCCGGTTCGGGTCCATCCGACCAGAAAACCAGCCGAATAGGCGCCTTTGTCCGATCCGCTGGAAATCGCCAGCATGCTGACCGGCCCGCCGCGATCCGCCGTTTGCGATCGCGCTTCGACGAGCCCGTCGCGCCAGACGTGCCACTCGGACACGTCCGCGTCCTGCCAGATGCGGATGTCGCCATAGCCAGCGACGCGTGCCTCGGCCTGCATCTGCGCAGTTGCCGGCATGCGGTCGGGCCAGGTCGCACATCCCGCCAGCGCCAGGACCATCGCGAGTCCCACCACGGTTCGCAACGACTGCACGACCATCGCTTGCGCCCGACGTGCCATGACGTGCGCCGATGCCATCTCGATCTACTCCGCCGCTCCGCCGCCGAGGGCCACGAACAGCGTCGCGCGGTTCTGCAGCCAGGCACGCTGGGTTGCCAGCAATTGCTGGCGCGCGCTGAACAGGTTGCGTTCGGCATCGAGCACTTCGAGGTAATCGGCCACGCCTTCACGATAGCGCAGGCGGGCAATGCGGGCGATACGCTCTTGCGCTTCGACCGCGCGTTCGAGCGTTTCCACCTGCTCGGCCAGCCAGCGTCGGCCGGCGAGGGCATCGGACACCTCGCGGAAAGCGCCCTGCACGGTGCGGTCGTAATTGGCGACCTGTTCCACTTCGAGCGCCTGTGCGAGGTCGAGATCGGCCTCGCGCGCGCCCCAGTCGAAGATCGGCAGCGAAATGCTGGGGCCGAAGCTCCAGCCCAGGCCATCGCCGGAGAACAAACCGTCGAGGCTGTTGGACGAGAACCCGGCATTGCCGGTCAGCGAGATGGTCGGGAAGAAAGCAGCGCGCGCCGCGCCGATATTGGCGCGAGCGGCGCGAAGCTGTTCTTCCGCCCCGATGATGTCGGGCCGTACGAGCAACAGGTCGGACGGCAGCCCCGCCGCCAGCCGGCGCTTGTCGCCCTGAGCGGCCAGGGTGAGGCCACTCGGCAAGCCGTCGGGCACGCGCCCGCCGACCAGCACGGCGAGCTGGTTGCGCAGTTGCGCCAAGGCCAGCCGCTCGCTCGCGAGCTGCTGTTCGGCCTGGGTCAGCAGGGTTTCCGCCTGCCGGTAGGGGAGGGCGGAAGTGACCCCGTTGTCGAGCCGCAGCTTGGCGATCCGCAGGCCCTCGCGGCGGCTATCCGCCGTCGCTTCGGCCAGCGCGATCTGCTCCTCGGTCTCGACGATCTCGTAATAGGTGTTCGCGGTATCGGCGATCAGCGAGAGATAGAATGCCCGCTGCGCCGCGACCGTGGCGAGATATTCGGCGCGCGCCGCGTCGCTCAGACTGGCGACCCGGCCCCAGAAATCCAGCTCGAACGCGCTGACGCCTACGCCGACGTCGAAGCGGTTGAAGGTCACGGCGTCCGACGCGCCCTCGACGTCTCCGGCGTCGAGAGAGGGATTGACGCCCAGCGGCTGGCGGGTGCGCGTCCCGCTCGCATCGGCGACCACTGTGGGTAGCTGGCGGCT is a window of Alteriqipengyuania lutimaris DNA encoding:
- a CDS encoding efflux transporter outer membrane subunit, with amino-acid sequence MNLSVRTLIALALSSSALAGCASMAPEHVRPEAATAPAFDPEYRPDGEVVASQLSYREWFADPRLVQLIGSALENNRDLLAATARIEQARARYRIQDSRQLPTVVADASGTRTRQPLGVNPSLDAGDVEGASDAVTFNRFDVGVGVSAFELDFWGRVASLSDAARAEYLATVAAQRAFYLSLIADTANTYYEIVETEEQIALAEATADSRREGLRIAKLRLDNGVTSALPYRQAETLLTQAEQQLASERLALAQLRNQLAVLVGGRVPDGLPSGLTLAAQGDKRRLAAGLPSDLLLVRPDIIGAEEQLRAARANIGAARAAFFPTISLTGNAGFSSNSLDGLFSGDGLGWSFGPSISLPIFDWGAREADLDLAQALEVEQVANYDRTVQGAFREVSDALAGRRWLAEQVETLERAVEAQERIARIARLRYREGVADYLEVLDAERNLFSARQQLLATQRAWLQNRATLFVALGGGAAE
- a CDS encoding patatin-like phospholipase family protein; the encoded protein is MARRAQAMVVQSLRTVVGLAMVLALAGCATWPDRMPATAQMQAEARVAGYGDIRIWQDADVSEWHVWRDGLVEARSQTADRGGPVSMLAISSGSDKGAYSAGFLVGWTRTGERPGFDVVSGVSTGALIAPFAFLGPDYDHVLRDLYTGIDASDIYRITPIEGLVGGPSLADTAPLEELIARYADLPLLDAIAAEHAKGRRLLVQTTNLDAERGVVWDMGAIAASGAPDRLALFRRILLASASIPGFFPPVLIDVVADGRAFREMHVDGGTTSSLFALPPAIVFSPDRSDGFAKGRLVILYNGAISPTYRTVEPRTFTIMERALTASIKEADRRSLRQLRQFAETNELALEVYAAGPEAEAEDADLFDPDYMQRLFQMGMADAERAAGADE